The Amblyomma americanum isolate KBUSLIRL-KWMA chromosome 3, ASM5285725v1, whole genome shotgun sequence genome window below encodes:
- the LOC144126267 gene encoding putative ATP-dependent RNA helicase DDX23, which yields MTSDDEARLQKGVPTAAEPRKGERGRDPERGREKRHRSRSKERRKRSRSREKRSRSRSRERKKDRDRDKGRDKDRRKDKDRSRDEDGKANDVGGKEKDEDQEEHPVKKEPLSLEELMAKKKAEEDARSKPVFLTKEERAAEALKRRQLEVQEQRQRMEEERKKRQQFFEQAKRAADDIPDRVDRRRKERERYRDDEDDDDRDKIREHKDKEKEFEAIKERYLGIIKKKRRVRRLNDRKFVFDWDASEDTAVDYNPIYKDKHTVQFFGRGHIGGIDLKAQKKEQSKFYGELLERRRTQAEKDQEVVRLKKIKRKEEKQKWDDRHWSHKSLEEMQERDWRIFREDFSITIKGGRIPNPLRKWSESGLPSSILDIIKELGYKDPTPIQRQAIPIGLQNRDIIGVAETGSGKTLAFLLPLLVWITSLPKIERQEDADQGPYAIIMAPTRELAQQIDEETTKFAKMLEIRSVAVIGGLSREEQGFRLRLGCEIVIATPGRLIDVLENRYLVLSRCTYIVLDEADRMIDMGFEGEVQKILDYMPVTNQKPDTDDAEDEEKLLANFASKHKYRQTVMFTATMPPAVERLARSYLRRPAIVYIGSVGKPVERVEQVVHLVTESEKRRKLVELLNRGVEPPVIIFVNQKKGADVLAKGLEKMGFNACTLHGGKGQEQREFALASLKGGTKDILVATDVAGRGIDIRNVSMVINYDMAKSIEDYTHRIGRTGRAGLHGKAVSFVTKEDSHLFYDLKQLILSSPVSTCPPELANHPDAQHKPGTVVTKKRREEKIFA from the exons ATGACTTCAGACGACGAGGCACGGTTGCAAAAAGGAGTGCCGACCGCCGCGGAACCGAGAAAGGGGGAACGCGGGCGAGACCCCGAGCGTGGACGGGAAAAGCGGCACAG GTCTAGGAGCAAGGAACGAAGGAAGAGGTCAAGGAGTCGAGAGAAAAG GTCTCGCTCACGTAGCAGAGAGAGGAAGAAGGATCGAGACAGGGACAAGGGTCGTGACAAGGATAGACGCAAAGACAAGGACCGGTCAAGGGATGAGGATGGCAAGGCCAATGATGTTGGTGGCAAAGAGAA GGATGAGGACCAGGAAGAGCACCCAGTGAAAAAGGAACCACTGTCTCTGGAAGAGCTGATGGCCAAGAAGAAGGCTGAAGAAGATGCTCGAAGCAAG CCAGTGTTCCTGACCAAGGAGGAACGGGCGGCTGAGGCCCTCAAGCGCCGTCAGCTGGAAGTTCAGGAGCAGCGGCAGCGAATGGAAGAAGAACGCAAGAAACGACAGCAGTTCTTCGAGCAAGCAAAACGTGCTGCTG ATGATATTCCTGACCGTGTGGACAGGCGGAGAAAAGAGCGGGAGCGGTATCGTGATGATGAGGATGACGATGACCGGGACAAGATCAGAGAGCACAAGGACAAGGAAAAGGAGTTTGAAGCCATCAAG GAGCGCTACCTCGGCATCATCAAAAAGAAGCGGCGAGTGCGGCGGCTAAATGACCGGAAGTTTGTCTTCGACTGGGATGCCTCGGAGGACACGGCAGTGGACTACAACCCCATCTATAAGGATAAACACACTGTGCAGTTCTTTGGCAGGGGACACATTGGAGGTATTGACCTCAAG GCGCAAAAGAAGGAACAGTCAAAGTTTTATGGGGAACTCCTTGAACGTAGGAGAACACAGGCTGAAAAAGACCAGGAAGT AGTGCGGCTTAAGAAAATCAAGCGCAAGGAAGAAAAGCAAAAGTGGGATGACCGACACTGGTCGCACAAGTCCCTGGAAGAGATGCAGGAGCGTGACTGGCGCATCTTTCGTGAAGATTTCAGCATTACCATCAAGGGTGGCCGCATCCCCAACCCACTGCGCAAGTGGTCCGAGTCTGGCCTTCCCTCTTCCATATTGGACATCATCAAAGAGCTGGGCTACAAG GACCCGACGCCAATCCAGAGGCAAGCCATTCCCATTGGCCTTCAAAACAGGGACATCATTGGTGTGGCTGAAACTGGCAGTGGCAAGACACTGGCCttcctgctgccgctgctggtgtgGATCACCTCCCTGCCCAAGATTGAGAG GCAGGAGGATGCTGACCAGGGACCGTATGCCATCATCATGGCACCTACACGTGAGCTGGCCCAGCAGATTGATGAGGAGACCACCAAGTTTGCCAAGATGCTCGAGATACGATCAGTGGCTGTCATTGGTGGTCTTTCCCGTGAGGAGCAGGGATTCCGGCTGCGCCTCGGTTGTGAG ATTGTGATTGCCACCCCTGGCCGTCTGATTGACGTCCTGGAGAACAGATACCTGGTGCTGAGTAGGTGTACCTACATTGTGTTGGATGAG gctgaccgcaTGATTGACATGGGCTTTGAGGGAGAGGTGCAGAAGATCTTGGACTACATGCCAGTCACCAACCAGAAACCAGACACAGATGATGCTGAGGATGAGGAGAAGCTGCTTGCCAACTTTGCTTCCAAGCACAAGTACAGGCAG ACGGTGATGTTCACGGCTACAATGCCTCCAGCAGTGGAACGCTTGGCACGCTCCTACCTGCGGCGGCCAGCCATCGTGTACATTGGCTCGGTGGGCAAACCTGTTGAGAGGGTTGAACAGGTTGTGCACCTGGTCACCGAGTCTGAGAAGAG GAGGAAGCTAGTGGAGCTTCTGAACCGTGGTGTGGAGCCACCTGTGATCATCTTCGTCAACCAGAAGAAGGGTGCAGATGTGCTGGCCAAGGGACTCGAAAAGATGGGC TTCAATGCCTGTACGCTGCACGGTGGCAAGGGTCAAGAACAGCGTGAGTTTGCCTTGGCCAGCCTCAAAGGGGGCACCAAGGACATCCTGGTAGCCACAGACGTTGCTGGCCGGGGTATCGACATCCGTAATGTTTCCATGGTCATCAACTATGACATGGCAAAGTCCATTGAAG ATTACACACATCGCATTGGTCGTACGGGACGAGCGGGCTTGCATGGCAAGGCTGTGTCCTTTGTGACCAAGGAAGACTCGCACCTCTTCTACGACCTCAAGCAGCTCATTCTGAGCAGTCCTGTCTCCACATGCCCACCCGAACTGGCCAACCACCCAGATGCACAGCACAAACCTGGGACAGTTGTCACCAAGAAGCGCCGAGAAGAGAAGATCTTTGCGTGA
- the BBS5 gene encoding Bardet-Biedl syndrome 5 protein isoform X2, translating into MSDSEGLWQDREIRFDISNQDLRYGAGEDQIDRLTNVEDTKGNSGDRGTLYVTNLRIIWQSHARPRVNLSVGFNCVTGISTRTVNSKLCGIAEALYIMTKANSSRYEFIFTNLSQVMEQPRLIAAVLNTFKAYSATKLYRDLHLRAALLNNKQLRLLPMEQLCSQVNGVWNLSSDQGNLGTLHVTNVRVVWHANMNESFNISLPYLQVAAIKTRESKFGTALVIETTDRSGGYVLGFKVDPLERLQHVYKELSSLLKVHKAKPIMGVDVFLQKQVVDEEAVPQDTGPELPDEPEVNSADGTHYDAFAAYLADGTHDRDREVVLSPELGLAVEKLPEGFTLASLWEVLPPSS; encoded by the exons ATGTCCGATTCCGAAGGACTCTGGCAAGATCGGGAAATCAGGTTTGACATCTCGAACCA GGATCTCCGCTACGGTGCCGGAGAGGATCAAATCGACAGGCTTACTAATGTGGAAGACACCAAAGGGAATAGCGGAGACAGAG GAACCTTATATGTCACCAACCTCCGGATTATATGGCAGTCTCATGCCAGGCCGAGAGTGAACTTGT cagtagGATTCAACTGTGTGACAGGGATATCAACGAGAACTGTCAACTCT AAACTATGTGGAATCGCTGAAGCCCTTTACATTATGACCAAGGCTAACAGCAGTCGATATGAATTCATATTTACAAACCTG AGCCAGGTCATGGAGCAGCCTCGCCTAATTGCAGCTGTGCTGAACACTTTCAA GGCGTACAGTGCCACCAAGCTGTATCGTGACTTGCACCTGCGTGCTGCGCTGCTGAACAATAAGCAGCTGCGGCTTCTGCCAATGGAGCAGCTGTGCAGCCAAGTGAATGGTGTGTGGAACCTATCCAGTGACCAGGGGAACCTGGGCACCCTGCATGTTACCAATGTGCGTGTCGTCTGGCACGCTAACATGAATGAGTCATTCAACATCAGCCTCCCTTACCTGCAGGTG GCTGCCATCAAAACACGGGAGTCCAAGTTTGGCACAGCACTCGTCATTGAGACAACGGACAGA AGTGGTGGCTACGTGCTCGGCTTTAAAGTGGACCCCCTGGAGCGGCTGCAGCACGTCTACAAGGAGCTGTCCAGCTTGCTCAAGGTGCACAAGGCCAAGCCAATTATGGGAGTGGATGTCTTTCTGCAGAAGCAG GTGGTGGATGAAGAGGCCGTGCCCCAAGACACAGGTCCTGAACTACCTGACGAACCTGAAGTGAATAGTGCGGATGGGACACACTACGATGCCTTTGCT GCTTACTTGGCAGATGGTACGCATGACCGGGACCGTGAAGTTGTGCTGAGTCCCGAGTTGGGACTTGCTGTGGAGAAATTGCCCGAAGGTTTCACTCTCGCCAGCCTGTGGGAAGTGCTACCACCATCTTCTTGA
- the BBS5 gene encoding Bardet-Biedl syndrome 5 protein isoform X1, which translates to MSDSEGLWQDREIRFDISNQDLRYGAGEDQIDRLTNVEDTKGNSGDRGTLYVTNLRIIWQSHARPRVNLSVGFNCVTGISTRTVNSKLCGIAEALYIMTKANSSRYEFIFTNLSQVMEQPRLIAAVLNTFKAYSATKLYRDLHLRAALLNNKQLRLLPMEQLCSQVNGVWNLSSDQGNLGTLHVTNVRVVWHANMNESFNISLPYLQVAAIKTRESKFGTALVIETTDRQPIKVQTYTQLSSMQSGGYVLGFKVDPLERLQHVYKELSSLLKVHKAKPIMGVDVFLQKQVVDEEAVPQDTGPELPDEPEVNSADGTHYDAFAAYLADGTHDRDREVVLSPELGLAVEKLPEGFTLASLWEVLPPSS; encoded by the exons ATGTCCGATTCCGAAGGACTCTGGCAAGATCGGGAAATCAGGTTTGACATCTCGAACCA GGATCTCCGCTACGGTGCCGGAGAGGATCAAATCGACAGGCTTACTAATGTGGAAGACACCAAAGGGAATAGCGGAGACAGAG GAACCTTATATGTCACCAACCTCCGGATTATATGGCAGTCTCATGCCAGGCCGAGAGTGAACTTGT cagtagGATTCAACTGTGTGACAGGGATATCAACGAGAACTGTCAACTCT AAACTATGTGGAATCGCTGAAGCCCTTTACATTATGACCAAGGCTAACAGCAGTCGATATGAATTCATATTTACAAACCTG AGCCAGGTCATGGAGCAGCCTCGCCTAATTGCAGCTGTGCTGAACACTTTCAA GGCGTACAGTGCCACCAAGCTGTATCGTGACTTGCACCTGCGTGCTGCGCTGCTGAACAATAAGCAGCTGCGGCTTCTGCCAATGGAGCAGCTGTGCAGCCAAGTGAATGGTGTGTGGAACCTATCCAGTGACCAGGGGAACCTGGGCACCCTGCATGTTACCAATGTGCGTGTCGTCTGGCACGCTAACATGAATGAGTCATTCAACATCAGCCTCCCTTACCTGCAGGTG GCTGCCATCAAAACACGGGAGTCCAAGTTTGGCACAGCACTCGTCATTGAGACAACGGACAGA CAGCCAATCAAAGTGCAGACTTACACACAGCTGAGCTCGATGCAGAGTGGTGGCTACGTGCTCGGCTTTAAAGTGGACCCCCTGGAGCGGCTGCAGCACGTCTACAAGGAGCTGTCCAGCTTGCTCAAGGTGCACAAGGCCAAGCCAATTATGGGAGTGGATGTCTTTCTGCAGAAGCAG GTGGTGGATGAAGAGGCCGTGCCCCAAGACACAGGTCCTGAACTACCTGACGAACCTGAAGTGAATAGTGCGGATGGGACACACTACGATGCCTTTGCT GCTTACTTGGCAGATGGTACGCATGACCGGGACCGTGAAGTTGTGCTGAGTCCCGAGTTGGGACTTGCTGTGGAGAAATTGCCCGAAGGTTTCACTCTCGCCAGCCTGTGGGAAGTGCTACCACCATCTTCTTGA
- the BBS5 gene encoding Bardet-Biedl syndrome 5 protein isoform X4: MSDSEGLWQDREIRFDISNQDLRYGAGEDQIDRLTNVEDTKGNSGDRGTLYVTNLRIIWQSHARPRVNLSVGFNCVTGISTRTVNSKLCGIAEALYIMTKANSSRYEFIFTNLSQVMEQPRLIAAVLNTFKAYSATKLYRDLHLRAALLNNKQLRLLPMEQLCSQVNGVWNLSSDQGNLGTLHVTNVRVVWHANMNESFNISLPYLQVSGGYVLGFKVDPLERLQHVYKELSSLLKVHKAKPIMGVDVFLQKQVVDEEAVPQDTGPELPDEPEVNSADGTHYDAFAAYLADGTHDRDREVVLSPELGLAVEKLPEGFTLASLWEVLPPSS; the protein is encoded by the exons ATGTCCGATTCCGAAGGACTCTGGCAAGATCGGGAAATCAGGTTTGACATCTCGAACCA GGATCTCCGCTACGGTGCCGGAGAGGATCAAATCGACAGGCTTACTAATGTGGAAGACACCAAAGGGAATAGCGGAGACAGAG GAACCTTATATGTCACCAACCTCCGGATTATATGGCAGTCTCATGCCAGGCCGAGAGTGAACTTGT cagtagGATTCAACTGTGTGACAGGGATATCAACGAGAACTGTCAACTCT AAACTATGTGGAATCGCTGAAGCCCTTTACATTATGACCAAGGCTAACAGCAGTCGATATGAATTCATATTTACAAACCTG AGCCAGGTCATGGAGCAGCCTCGCCTAATTGCAGCTGTGCTGAACACTTTCAA GGCGTACAGTGCCACCAAGCTGTATCGTGACTTGCACCTGCGTGCTGCGCTGCTGAACAATAAGCAGCTGCGGCTTCTGCCAATGGAGCAGCTGTGCAGCCAAGTGAATGGTGTGTGGAACCTATCCAGTGACCAGGGGAACCTGGGCACCCTGCATGTTACCAATGTGCGTGTCGTCTGGCACGCTAACATGAATGAGTCATTCAACATCAGCCTCCCTTACCTGCAGGTG AGTGGTGGCTACGTGCTCGGCTTTAAAGTGGACCCCCTGGAGCGGCTGCAGCACGTCTACAAGGAGCTGTCCAGCTTGCTCAAGGTGCACAAGGCCAAGCCAATTATGGGAGTGGATGTCTTTCTGCAGAAGCAG GTGGTGGATGAAGAGGCCGTGCCCCAAGACACAGGTCCTGAACTACCTGACGAACCTGAAGTGAATAGTGCGGATGGGACACACTACGATGCCTTTGCT GCTTACTTGGCAGATGGTACGCATGACCGGGACCGTGAAGTTGTGCTGAGTCCCGAGTTGGGACTTGCTGTGGAGAAATTGCCCGAAGGTTTCACTCTCGCCAGCCTGTGGGAAGTGCTACCACCATCTTCTTGA
- the BBS5 gene encoding Bardet-Biedl syndrome 5 protein isoform X3, producing MSDSEGLWQDREIRFDISNQDLRYGAGEDQIDRLTNVEDTKGNSGDRGTLYVTNLRIIWQSHARPRVNLSVGFNCVTGISTRTVNSKLCGIAEALYIMTKANSSRYEFIFTNLSQVMEQPRLIAAVLNTFKAYSATKLYRDLHLRAALLNNKQLRLLPMEQLCSQVNGVWNLSSDQGNLGTLHVTNVRVVWHANMNESFNISLPYLQVAAIKTRESKFGTALVIETTDRQPIKVQTYTQLSSMQSGGYVLGFKVDPLERLQHVYKELSSLLKVHKAKPIMGVDVFLQKQAYLADGTHDRDREVVLSPELGLAVEKLPEGFTLASLWEVLPPSS from the exons ATGTCCGATTCCGAAGGACTCTGGCAAGATCGGGAAATCAGGTTTGACATCTCGAACCA GGATCTCCGCTACGGTGCCGGAGAGGATCAAATCGACAGGCTTACTAATGTGGAAGACACCAAAGGGAATAGCGGAGACAGAG GAACCTTATATGTCACCAACCTCCGGATTATATGGCAGTCTCATGCCAGGCCGAGAGTGAACTTGT cagtagGATTCAACTGTGTGACAGGGATATCAACGAGAACTGTCAACTCT AAACTATGTGGAATCGCTGAAGCCCTTTACATTATGACCAAGGCTAACAGCAGTCGATATGAATTCATATTTACAAACCTG AGCCAGGTCATGGAGCAGCCTCGCCTAATTGCAGCTGTGCTGAACACTTTCAA GGCGTACAGTGCCACCAAGCTGTATCGTGACTTGCACCTGCGTGCTGCGCTGCTGAACAATAAGCAGCTGCGGCTTCTGCCAATGGAGCAGCTGTGCAGCCAAGTGAATGGTGTGTGGAACCTATCCAGTGACCAGGGGAACCTGGGCACCCTGCATGTTACCAATGTGCGTGTCGTCTGGCACGCTAACATGAATGAGTCATTCAACATCAGCCTCCCTTACCTGCAGGTG GCTGCCATCAAAACACGGGAGTCCAAGTTTGGCACAGCACTCGTCATTGAGACAACGGACAGA CAGCCAATCAAAGTGCAGACTTACACACAGCTGAGCTCGATGCAGAGTGGTGGCTACGTGCTCGGCTTTAAAGTGGACCCCCTGGAGCGGCTGCAGCACGTCTACAAGGAGCTGTCCAGCTTGCTCAAGGTGCACAAGGCCAAGCCAATTATGGGAGTGGATGTCTTTCTGCAGAAGCAG GCTTACTTGGCAGATGGTACGCATGACCGGGACCGTGAAGTTGTGCTGAGTCCCGAGTTGGGACTTGCTGTGGAGAAATTGCCCGAAGGTTTCACTCTCGCCAGCCTGTGGGAAGTGCTACCACCATCTTCTTGA